One Ignavibacteriales bacterium DNA segment encodes these proteins:
- a CDS encoding DinB family protein, with product MEFEREADKTRKMLERVPLDKADWKPHEKSFTLGRLASHVAEIPGWANVTLNQDELDFSKMDYKPVVAETTEDLLKLFDEKRAGAAEAIKNATDEVLMSDWTMRDGDTVFFTAPKIGVLRDFVLNHVIHHRAQLGVYLRMNDVPVPQTFGPTADEQM from the coding sequence ATGGAGTTTGAGAGAGAGGCAGATAAGACGCGGAAAATGCTCGAGAGAGTGCCGCTCGACAAAGCCGACTGGAAACCGCACGAGAAATCATTTACACTTGGCAGACTCGCATCGCATGTTGCAGAGATACCGGGCTGGGCAAATGTAACCTTAAACCAGGATGAACTCGATTTTTCCAAAATGGACTACAAGCCTGTTGTTGCCGAAACGACCGAGGATCTATTAAAGCTATTCGATGAGAAAAGAGCGGGGGCGGCTGAAGCAATTAAAAATGCGACAGACGAAGTGCTGATGTCAGACTGGACAATGAGAGATGGCGATACCGTTTTCTTTACCGCTCCAAAGATCGGCGTACTGAGGGATTTTGTTCTTAACCATGTGATACACCACCGCGCACAGCTGGGGGTTTATCTCAGGATGAACGATGTGCCCGTACCACAAACGTTTGGTCCGACTGCAGACGAGCAAATGTAA
- a CDS encoding MBOAT family protein, whose amino-acid sequence MLFNSFIFLFFLALVIPLYFILPRNYRKYFLILASYFFYGYWDWRFCSLLLISTIVDFYASKYIDKTDNRARKKAWLMVSIFTNLGILGFFKYFQFFVDSISPVAGIFGGNLDYLHMNIILPVGISFYTFQTMSYTIDVYRENLKPADNFADFSLYVSFFPQLVAGPIERAGHLLPQIKIMNKPTREQINTGIILIITGMFKKVMIGDTTGRIVDNIFSNPGYYKSDELLFALLLFSIQIYADFSGYSSIARGTARLFGVELMRNFEQPYLSANITEFWRRWHISLSTWLRDYLYIPLGGNRKGKFRTDVNLMLTMLLGGLWHGANWTFVMWGGLHGIYLIIHKLILRGKEIKSRFEYTSLKSLVLFSLKVLVTFTLVLITWLFFRAESFPQAFMIIGKFVQWQSGEFTMRFARITGIFMFVILLSDFFEYYTKKHSFMTLIRSIPVRYAVLSALIITTLLYMFQSEPLPFIYFQF is encoded by the coding sequence ATGCTATTCAATTCCTTCATATTCTTGTTTTTTCTTGCACTGGTAATCCCTTTGTATTTCATTCTTCCACGTAATTACAGAAAATATTTTCTTATTCTTGCCAGCTATTTTTTCTATGGATACTGGGATTGGCGATTTTGCTCATTACTTCTTATCTCTACTATTGTTGATTTTTACGCAAGTAAATATATCGATAAAACCGATAACCGGGCACGGAAGAAAGCGTGGCTCATGGTGAGTATCTTTACAAACCTGGGCATACTGGGTTTTTTTAAATATTTCCAGTTTTTTGTCGATAGTATCTCACCCGTAGCGGGTATATTCGGGGGCAACCTGGATTACCTTCACATGAATATAATTCTCCCGGTAGGTATTTCATTTTATACTTTCCAGACAATGTCATATACGATCGATGTTTACAGAGAAAATCTGAAACCGGCGGACAACTTCGCGGATTTTTCATTATATGTTTCATTTTTCCCGCAACTAGTTGCGGGACCTATCGAACGTGCTGGGCACTTACTGCCCCAGATCAAAATTATGAACAAGCCGACAAGGGAGCAGATAAACACAGGAATTATCCTTATCATTACGGGTATGTTTAAAAAAGTAATGATAGGAGATACAACAGGAAGGATAGTAGATAATATTTTTTCTAACCCCGGGTATTACAAGTCCGATGAACTCCTATTTGCACTACTGCTCTTTTCGATACAAATATACGCGGACTTCTCCGGTTACAGCAGTATAGCCCGCGGTACAGCAAGACTGTTTGGAGTCGAGCTAATGAGAAACTTCGAACAGCCGTACCTATCGGCAAATATAACCGAGTTTTGGAGGAGATGGCATATATCCCTTTCTACGTGGCTGAGAGATTATCTTTACATTCCACTGGGCGGTAATAGAAAAGGAAAATTTCGAACAGACGTAAATCTAATGCTTACGATGCTTTTAGGAGGACTCTGGCATGGAGCAAACTGGACATTTGTAATGTGGGGAGGGCTCCACGGGATATATCTAATAATACATAAGCTGATACTAAGAGGAAAAGAAATTAAAAGCCGTTTCGAGTATACATCCTTAAAAAGTCTGGTTCTATTTTCACTAAAAGTTTTAGTAACTTTCACATTGGTTTTGATCACGTGGTTATTTTTCAGAGCTGAGAGTTTCCCTCAGGCATTTATGATAATAGGGAAATTCGTTCAGTGGCAAAGCGGTGAATTCACAATGAGGTTTGCACGAATTACGGGTATTTTCATGTTCGTGATCTTATTGTCAGATTTCTTTGAATACTACACAAAGAAACATTCATTTATGACCCTTATCAGGTCTATTCCCGTCAGATATGCAGTACTCTCTGCCCTTATAATTACAACGCTCTTATATATGTTTCAGTCGGAGCCACTTCCGTTCATTTATTTCCAATTCTAA
- a CDS encoding SGNH/GDSL hydrolase family protein — MLRTLKNILIFTFVFVVCLLLLDRFIFLSEAITPSIYSYDNTIGRILIPNTPYLFSGEGLGMGSVNAYSYLGKEYSPEKRNGTVRIALLGDSYVESYQTFDRQYFGRILEDELKNKYNINAEVLNFGRSGFTMSDMYAYYENFVKDFKPDLVLFFVENNDFENVNKESGMPYPYTENDSLKIFHYPEFKSNAPWFLSLNQLSKYFPIFQIIRNIINLSESGQTPGILFGKLYPQKDVETKTVSNTGTDIVLIKIIETLSKDSSFVMVFHDKAGINPSLNSQIVSSGIDFIDVNDTLKVLEENKIDPYYWKSIGRDGHWNIPTHIVIGEFLARRLSEKMRRN; from the coding sequence ATGCTGCGGACTCTAAAAAATATTCTTATTTTTACTTTTGTATTTGTAGTCTGCTTGCTTTTACTCGACAGGTTCATTTTTCTATCTGAAGCCATCACTCCAAGTATTTACTCTTATGACAATACTATCGGAAGAATATTGATCCCTAACACTCCTTACCTATTCTCAGGAGAAGGACTAGGAATGGGATCGGTTAATGCGTATAGTTATCTTGGCAAAGAATACAGTCCGGAAAAACGCAATGGAACCGTACGGATAGCACTTTTGGGAGATTCATACGTCGAGTCTTACCAGACTTTCGACAGGCAGTATTTTGGCAGGATCCTCGAAGATGAGTTAAAAAATAAATATAATATAAATGCAGAGGTGCTGAACTTTGGACGAAGCGGATTTACAATGTCGGATATGTATGCATACTATGAAAACTTTGTAAAGGATTTCAAACCTGACCTGGTACTTTTCTTTGTCGAGAATAATGATTTCGAAAACGTTAATAAAGAAAGCGGTATGCCGTATCCATACACCGAAAACGATTCTCTAAAGATATTCCATTATCCCGAATTTAAGAGCAACGCACCGTGGTTTTTAAGCTTGAACCAGCTCTCTAAATACTTTCCCATTTTTCAAATAATAAGGAACATCATTAACCTAAGCGAAAGCGGACAAACCCCGGGAATATTATTCGGAAAACTATACCCGCAAAAAGATGTAGAAACTAAAACCGTTAGTAATACCGGTACCGATATTGTTTTAATTAAAATCATTGAAACTCTCTCAAAGGACAGTTCATTCGTAATGGTTTTCCATGATAAAGCCGGGATCAATCCTTCACTGAATTCCCAGATAGTATCAAGCGGTATAGACTTTATAGATGTTAATGATACACTCAAAGTTCTTGAAGAGAACAAGATCGATCCTTATTACTGGAAATCGATCGGCAGAGACGGTCACTGGAATATCCCTACCCACATTGTAATCGGTGAATTCCTTGCGCGCCGGCTGTCCGAAAAAATGCGTAGAAATTAA
- a CDS encoding SGNH/GDSL hydrolase family protein, which yields MTKPIKNILIFGIVFIFTLSLLDLFIKYTGTTQMLIYNYDKYLGRLFINNSEYMMTTEGFAMGTINEYGYIGPGYDMEKTPGKIRIALLGDSYIEGFQHFDRNHLRAVLERDLKQKYNIDVEVMNFGRFGYNLSDMYSFDKNLVSKFDPDITLFFISGEDLSDTTLRPLMPHTTLINDSIILNYTDPPAGRNPWYLDRIELSKVSPTVMMIRNCMTLAGKGETPFILFGKFGELFKKTPPKQETVANTISPITMRIFKELSRNSGNVIVYRDMIPLSLNLRDSIIKTGVNFISVTEPILTEEQNGKQLYFLDKNGNKGHWNIQAHELIGSYLANLISKHTFF from the coding sequence ATGACAAAGCCGATCAAAAATATTTTAATCTTCGGTATAGTTTTTATCTTCACCCTGTCTCTCCTCGATCTTTTCATTAAATACACCGGCACCACACAGATGCTAATATATAATTATGATAAATATCTTGGCAGGCTTTTCATTAATAATTCCGAGTATATGATGACCACCGAGGGATTCGCTATGGGAACAATAAATGAATACGGTTACATTGGTCCGGGTTATGACATGGAAAAAACTCCCGGCAAGATACGAATAGCTCTTCTCGGAGATTCATATATAGAAGGCTTTCAACACTTTGATAGGAATCATCTAAGGGCTGTGCTCGAACGGGATCTAAAACAAAAGTACAACATAGATGTCGAAGTAATGAATTTCGGCAGGTTCGGCTACAACCTTTCTGATATGTATTCATTCGACAAGAACCTCGTCTCCAAATTCGATCCCGATATTACTTTGTTTTTCATCAGCGGGGAAGACCTATCAGATACTACTTTGCGACCTTTAATGCCTCACACTACTCTTATCAATGATAGTATAATTCTAAACTACACAGATCCTCCCGCCGGCAGGAACCCCTGGTATTTAGACAGGATCGAGCTTTCAAAAGTGTCTCCTACAGTCATGATGATACGAAATTGTATGACACTCGCGGGAAAGGGAGAAACGCCATTTATTCTATTCGGTAAGTTCGGAGAACTCTTTAAAAAGACTCCACCAAAGCAAGAAACTGTTGCAAATACTATTTCTCCAATTACAATGAGGATATTCAAAGAGCTTTCGAGGAATAGTGGAAATGTAATAGTTTATCGGGATATGATCCCATTGTCACTGAATTTAAGGGATAGCATAATAAAAACCGGAGTTAATTTTATTTCGGTAACAGAACCTATATTAACAGAAGAGCAAAATGGAAAACAGCTTTATTTTTTAGATAAAAACGGTAATAAAGGACACTGGAATATACAAGCGCATGAACTTATCGGGTCTTATCTTGCAAACCTAATATCAAAACATACTTTCTTTTAG
- a CDS encoding TonB-dependent receptor translates to MARFYRTILLPAILCLAFSLNAFSQSDSLKTSGGVGKVTGTAIDSTTGLPLISALVKLQEINDQLLKYTETDENGSFAFDSIPHGIYEVQIVKDTYEPLSKTIDVNSPLKDIGTLYLSKSITTEEITVEAQKPFMEIKDDKKIFNIENNILTQGKTAIDVLKTLPLVNVDAQDNIMLRGDSRIKILINGKENRVYANLRQIPADIIEKIELITTPSAKYEAEGVTGIINVILKKDKDSGYTGTLSLGGSTIDTYNSYGNFNFKASKFTFFSNLGVGTYKNVITNDSKREDFLYNPSVLTTNSTGNNKGNYLFGSQGAEYDLSEKSVIGTDFSINRYDGNNITDVTQQFMSDSLNYTDLFKNHSNYNGLSLNASLYFNNKFDSTGRELNFDLSYGKNDWKTKYKQEKLTSPLSLTNDNRDQISNTVTGQIDYIHPFSETVKMETGYKGSFEFNDNSLYSDSLDHNTNTFIELNKSQDFDYDNFINGFYMTMSKNFGAVSTKVGGRVEYTRTSFGPGSDNRTVRQYTDFFPSASLTYKLGGGFTSFQLSYSRRITRPSMWYLNPFVYVYNSQSISTGNPDLTPEYTNSIELAFNTFLGGLSISPDIYYKKTTDVITRYSYLTDTNTTVSTYNNSSELSSYGTDLVLGGQLFNFITFNASIGISRMNFSGTPGASLDNEGTSYSGNAYLSLPIGSLATLEMYYYRWGDRVTAQGTNRGKNYLTLGISKMFMDNKLRVNLNVNDVLANTGHPESYTNGVGYTQSYVNDFKQQSVSIYVSYSFGNTDKPQQKRRKKKTEQPQQPPEGN, encoded by the coding sequence TTGGCAAGATTTTACAGGACAATATTACTCCCGGCAATACTATGCCTGGCATTTTCGCTTAATGCTTTCTCTCAAAGCGATTCTCTCAAAACTTCCGGCGGTGTAGGTAAGGTAACAGGCACAGCAATAGACAGCACCACGGGACTCCCGCTGATCTCAGCCCTTGTAAAACTACAGGAGATCAACGACCAGCTTCTCAAATATACCGAGACGGATGAAAACGGTTCGTTTGCTTTTGATAGTATCCCGCATGGTATATATGAAGTGCAGATAGTAAAAGACACTTACGAACCTCTCTCCAAGACGATAGATGTTAATTCACCGCTAAAGGATATCGGCACACTTTATCTAAGTAAATCTATTACCACGGAAGAGATTACCGTAGAGGCACAGAAGCCCTTTATGGAGATAAAGGATGATAAGAAGATATTTAACATAGAAAATAACATACTCACACAGGGAAAGACAGCGATCGACGTTTTAAAAACTCTCCCGCTGGTAAACGTAGACGCACAGGACAATATAATGCTGAGAGGCGACTCCCGTATAAAGATACTGATCAATGGAAAGGAGAACCGGGTCTATGCAAACCTCCGACAGATACCTGCCGACATAATTGAGAAAATAGAGCTGATCACTACTCCCTCCGCAAAGTATGAAGCTGAGGGCGTGACGGGCATAATAAACGTCATACTTAAAAAGGATAAGGACAGCGGGTACACGGGAACACTGTCGCTGGGCGGTTCAACCATCGACACATATAATTCTTATGGCAATTTTAATTTTAAAGCGTCGAAGTTCACGTTCTTCTCAAACCTGGGTGTAGGAACATATAAGAATGTGATAACCAATGATAGCAAGAGAGAAGATTTTCTTTATAACCCATCCGTTTTAACAACTAATTCAACGGGTAATAATAAAGGAAATTATCTTTTCGGGTCGCAGGGAGCGGAATACGATCTAAGCGAAAAGTCGGTTATCGGAACGGATTTTTCGATAAACCGTTACGACGGGAATAATATAACGGATGTCACACAACAGTTTATGTCTGACAGTCTAAATTATACGGACTTATTCAAAAACCACTCCAATTACAATGGATTGAGCCTGAATGCATCACTTTACTTTAATAATAAATTCGATTCTACGGGCAGAGAGTTGAATTTCGATCTGTCATACGGCAAGAACGACTGGAAGACAAAATATAAGCAGGAAAAACTTACCTCTCCGCTATCGCTAACGAATGATAACCGCGACCAGATATCGAACACAGTAACAGGACAGATAGATTATATTCATCCGTTTAGTGAGACAGTAAAAATGGAAACCGGCTATAAGGGAAGTTTTGAATTTAACGATAATTCCCTGTATTCGGATTCGCTCGATCATAATACGAATACTTTTATAGAACTGAACAAGTCGCAAGATTTCGACTACGATAACTTTATTAACGGATTCTACATGACCATGTCAAAGAATTTCGGTGCCGTAAGTACAAAGGTAGGCGGAAGGGTCGAATATACTCGTACTTCATTTGGTCCCGGTTCAGATAACCGTACTGTCCGTCAATATACGGATTTCTTTCCTTCCGCGTCGCTCACATATAAGTTAGGAGGCGGCTTTACATCGTTCCAGCTCAGCTACAGCAGAAGGATCACACGCCCAAGCATGTGGTATCTAAACCCGTTTGTTTACGTTTATAATAGTCAGAGTATCTCTACGGGCAACCCTGACCTGACACCCGAGTATACAAATTCTATCGAACTTGCATTCAATACATTTTTAGGGGGGTTATCTATTTCTCCCGACATTTACTACAAAAAAACTACGGACGTCATAACACGTTACAGCTATCTAACCGATACGAATACAACCGTCTCAACATACAATAACTCTTCCGAGCTTTCATCATATGGAACGGATCTTGTCTTAGGAGGTCAGCTTTTCAACTTTATAACTTTTAATGCAAGCATTGGTATCTCACGAATGAATTTCAGCGGAACACCCGGTGCCTCCCTCGATAACGAAGGAACTTCATACAGCGGTAACGCATATCTCTCACTGCCGATCGGTTCGCTCGCGACGCTGGAGATGTACTACTATAGGTGGGGTGACAGGGTAACGGCGCAGGGAACAAACCGCGGAAAGAATTATCTCACGCTTGGCATCAGTAAGATGTTCATGGACAATAAACTTAGAGTAAATCTAAACGTTAATGACGTACTGGCAAATACAGGACATCCGGAATCATACACGAACGGAGTCGGATATACACAAAGCTATGTGAATGATTTTAAACAGCAGAGTGTGAGCATCTACGTAAGCTACTCATTCGGAAATACCGATAAACCCCAGCAAAAAAGAAGAAAGAAGAAAACCGAACAGCCTCAGCAACCCCCGGAAGGCAACTAG